From Heliomicrobium gestii, one genomic window encodes:
- a CDS encoding response regulator transcription factor, whose translation MCTLLVVDDESLERQAIRQIIKREDLAMEVVGEAASGDDAVALAETVRPDVVLLDIRMPGLNGIEVMKRLRGFLPDCRIIILTAFDEFQYAREAVQWGAFNYLLKPVRPAELVRVLATAADQVREEGEKRAEAERLRHQAKLQAQNAAPLLRLNLFAESVHITPSGVLVSMERSLLEKIRCGERREAQAGLQALLDEALQRWDSLETVKTYLVELLILLSRSAMEGGAQLNRLSLSDRERIEGLLACRTKEDCRAWTERTLESLFDSMVDNRSSANRRLINRACEYITANCQRNLSLEEVARSAHLSPYYFSRIFKTEKGCNFVDFLTNARMERAKKLLTDTDNNLIQIAGQVGYQDSSYFCRVFRKETGMTPNRYRKEMRRGNFTQAISK comes from the coding sequence ATGTGCACCTTGTTGGTTGTCGACGATGAATCCTTGGAACGGCAAGCCATTCGCCAGATCATCAAGCGGGAAGATCTTGCGATGGAAGTGGTGGGCGAGGCTGCGTCGGGTGATGACGCCGTCGCCTTGGCCGAAACGGTGCGGCCCGATGTGGTGCTGCTCGATATCCGCATGCCCGGCCTCAACGGCATCGAGGTGATGAAGCGCCTGCGCGGTTTTTTGCCGGACTGCCGGATCATCATCCTCACGGCCTTTGACGAATTCCAATACGCCAGGGAAGCGGTCCAGTGGGGCGCGTTCAACTACCTGCTCAAACCGGTCCGGCCGGCCGAACTGGTGCGGGTCTTGGCTACAGCCGCCGACCAGGTGAGGGAAGAAGGGGAAAAACGCGCTGAGGCAGAGCGGTTGCGCCATCAGGCCAAGCTGCAGGCGCAAAACGCCGCGCCGTTGTTGCGGTTGAATCTTTTCGCCGAATCGGTGCATATCACTCCCTCCGGTGTCCTTGTTTCCATGGAGCGGTCACTCCTGGAAAAAATCCGCTGTGGCGAGCGACGCGAAGCCCAGGCGGGATTACAGGCCCTTCTCGACGAAGCCCTGCAGCGCTGGGACAGCTTGGAAACGGTCAAAACCTACCTCGTTGAACTGCTGATCCTCCTGTCCCGTTCCGCCATGGAAGGGGGCGCCCAACTGAACCGTCTTTCACTGTCGGATCGAGAGCGGATTGAGGGCTTGCTGGCCTGTCGCACGAAAGAGGACTGTCGCGCCTGGACCGAACGAACCCTGGAGAGCCTCTTTGACAGCATGGTCGACAACCGTTCCAGCGCCAACCGCCGCCTGATCAACCGCGCCTGCGAGTACATCACCGCCAACTGCCAGCGCAACCTCTCGTTGGAAGAGGTGGCCCGCTCGGCTCACCTCAGCCCCTACTACTTCAGCCGCATCTTCAAGACGGAAAAAGGGTGCAACTTCGTCGACTTTTTGACGAACGCCAGAATGGAGCGAGCCAAAAAGCTGCTGACCGACACGGACAACAACCTGATCCAGATCGCGGGACAGGTGGGGTACCAGGACTCGAGCTACTTCTGTCGCGTCTTTCGCAAGGAGACGGGCATGACGCCGAACCGCTACCGCAAGGAGATGCGGCGGGGGAACTTTACTCAAGCGATCTCGAAATAG
- a CDS encoding BMC domain-containing protein, giving the protein MIQEYVPGKQVTLAHLIANPKKDLCERLGLETCSAIGILTITPSEAAIIAADVATKTAAVEIGFLDRFTGSLVISGNVSAVEAALQQVTTMLCNQLAFSAADLTRS; this is encoded by the coding sequence ATGATTCAGGAGTACGTCCCCGGCAAACAGGTGACCCTGGCCCACCTGATCGCGAACCCCAAAAAAGACCTCTGCGAGCGCCTGGGCTTGGAGACCTGTTCAGCCATTGGCATCCTGACGATCACCCCGAGCGAAGCCGCCATCATTGCCGCCGATGTGGCCACCAAGACGGCCGCTGTGGAAATCGGATTTCTCGACCGGTTTACCGGCTCTCTGGTCATCAGCGGAAACGTCTCGGCCGTGGAAGCCGCCCTCCAGCAGGTGACGACCATGCTCTGCAATCAATTGGCCTTTTCTGCCGCCGACCTGACCCGCTCCTGA
- a CDS encoding EutP/PduV family microcompartment system protein, with the protein MKRVMLIGTVGAGKTTLIQALQRLADGVGEGRTEELSQEPVEKPTEKPTEKLAEERSAGKAAKTQMILYHDSMIDTPGEYIQSPRFYAALQVTAADAAMILLVHDGTKRSVSIPPGFAGMFACPVIGVVTKIDRPEADQQTAAARLKQAGIKESMFFVSARTGEGLAELHTFLAERGCNHG; encoded by the coding sequence ATGAAGCGCGTCATGCTCATCGGCACCGTAGGCGCCGGGAAAACAACCCTGATCCAAGCCTTGCAGCGGCTTGCCGATGGAGTCGGCGAGGGACGCACCGAGGAACTCAGCCAGGAACCCGTCGAGAAACCCACCGAGAAACCCACCGAGAAACTTGCCGAAGAACGCTCCGCCGGAAAAGCCGCCAAGACCCAGATGATCCTCTACCACGATAGCATGATCGACACGCCGGGCGAGTACATCCAGTCTCCCCGATTTTACGCGGCGCTCCAGGTGACCGCCGCCGATGCGGCCATGATTCTCCTCGTCCATGATGGCACGAAACGCAGCGTATCCATTCCCCCCGGCTTCGCCGGCATGTTCGCCTGTCCTGTCATCGGTGTGGTCACCAAGATCGACCGACCGGAGGCAGACCAGCAGACAGCGGCGGCCCGCCTGAAACAGGCTGGAATCAAAGAGTCGATGTTCTTTGTTTCCGCCCGCACCGGCGAAGGCCTGGCGGAATTGCATACATTCCTCGCCGAAAGGGGGTGCAACCATGGGTGA
- the pduA gene encoding propanediol utilization microcompartment protein PduA, translating to MGEALGLVETKGLVGAIEAADAMVKAANVILVGYEKIGSGLVTVMVRGDVGAIKAATDAGACAAAKVGEVLSVHVIPRPHMDVEKILPKLK from the coding sequence ATGGGTGAAGCATTGGGTTTGGTCGAAACAAAAGGCCTCGTCGGCGCGATTGAAGCGGCTGACGCGATGGTCAAAGCGGCCAACGTCATTCTCGTTGGTTACGAAAAGATCGGCTCCGGTCTCGTTACGGTAATGGTCCGCGGCGATGTGGGCGCCATCAAGGCCGCCACCGACGCGGGCGCTTGCGCGGCCGCCAAGGTCGGCGAAGTCCTGTCGGTCCACGTCATTCCGCGTCCGCATATGGATGTGGAAAAAATTCTTCCGAAATTGAAGTAA
- the pduB gene encoding propanediol utilization microcompartment protein PduB — protein sequence MHEQLMDKVMEEIKKRMEAAAPEAPKAEAPKAVLRNPGITEFVGTAIGDTIGLVIANVDPILHSYMKLDPKYRSIGILGARTGAGPHIMAADEAVKATNTEIVAIELARDTKGGAGHGSLILFGAEEVSDARRAIEVALKELDRTFGDVYGNDAGHLEMQYTARASYAINKAFGAPLGKAFGLIVGAPAAIGVIMADTAVKTANVEIVGYASPAAGTSHSNEVILQITGDSGAVRQSVLAAKEIGLKLIEAMAGPAPSATTPYI from the coding sequence GTGCATGAGCAGTTGATGGACAAGGTCATGGAAGAGATCAAAAAGCGCATGGAAGCGGCAGCCCCGGAAGCGCCCAAAGCAGAAGCTCCCAAAGCCGTTCTCAGAAACCCCGGCATCACCGAGTTCGTCGGCACCGCTATCGGTGACACAATCGGCCTGGTCATCGCCAATGTCGATCCCATCCTGCACTCTTACATGAAACTCGATCCCAAGTATCGTTCCATCGGCATCCTGGGCGCCCGCACCGGCGCTGGCCCCCACATCATGGCCGCCGATGAAGCCGTCAAGGCCACCAATACGGAAATCGTCGCCATCGAACTGGCTCGCGACACCAAAGGCGGCGCCGGCCATGGCAGCCTGATCCTCTTCGGCGCCGAGGAAGTCTCTGACGCCCGCCGCGCCATTGAAGTGGCCCTGAAGGAATTGGATCGCACCTTCGGCGACGTCTACGGCAATGACGCCGGCCACCTGGAGATGCAGTACACCGCCCGCGCCAGCTACGCCATCAACAAGGCCTTCGGCGCTCCCCTGGGCAAAGCCTTCGGCCTGATCGTCGGCGCCCCCGCTGCCATCGGTGTCATTATGGCCGATACGGCGGTCAAAACGGCCAACGTGGAGATCGTCGGCTACGCCAGCCCCGCCGCCGGCACCAGCCACTCTAACGAAGTCATCCTGCAGATCACCGGCGACTCCGGCGCCGTTCGTCAATCTGTGCTCGCCGCTAAGGAAATTGGGTTGAAGCTCATCGAAGCCATGGCCGGCCCGGCCCCTTCCGCGACGACGCCCTACATCTAA
- a CDS encoding propanediol/glycerol family dehydratase large subunit translates to MKRSKRFEALAARPVNQDGFVVEWPEVGLIAMGSPNDPVPSIKVVNGKVVELDGKKREEFDFIDQFIADYAIDANIAEKAMAMDSLAIAKMLVDINVSRDEVVKVARGLTPAKLVDVFDKMNVVEMMMAVQKMRARKIPSNQCHVTNLQDNPVQIAAEAAEAALRGFDEMETTVGVVRYAPFNALSLQVGGQVGRGGVLIQCALEEATELLLGMRGITAYAETISVYGTENVFVDGDDTPWSKGFLASAYASRGLKMRFTSGTGSEVQMGYAEGKSMLYLEIRCILITKGAGVQGLQNGSISCIGVPGAVPSGIRAVLAENLCTTMLDLEVASGNDQTFSHSDMRRTARLLMQMLPGTDFITSGYSATPNYDNMFAGSNVDAEDFDDFNIIQRDLKVDGGLRPVSEAEVIAVRNKAAKALQVVFRELGFPAITDEEVEAATYAHGSKDMPPRNVVEDLKAAEEMMNRGITGIDIVKALAKNGFADIAQNVLNMLKQRISGDYLHTSSILDKDFNVVSAVNCCNDYAGPGTGYRISKERWDEIQNISQAIKPSDFDV, encoded by the coding sequence GTGAAACGCTCCAAGCGCTTCGAAGCCCTGGCAGCCCGCCCCGTCAACCAGGACGGATTTGTGGTCGAGTGGCCGGAAGTGGGTCTCATCGCCATGGGCAGCCCCAATGACCCCGTACCCAGCATCAAAGTGGTGAATGGGAAAGTCGTCGAACTGGACGGCAAAAAACGGGAAGAATTCGACTTCATCGATCAATTCATCGCTGACTACGCGATTGATGCGAATATCGCCGAAAAAGCCATGGCCATGGACAGCCTGGCCATCGCCAAGATGCTCGTCGACATCAACGTCTCTCGCGACGAGGTTGTCAAAGTGGCCCGCGGTCTCACGCCGGCCAAACTGGTCGACGTCTTCGACAAGATGAACGTCGTCGAAATGATGATGGCCGTTCAGAAGATGCGCGCCCGCAAGATCCCCTCCAACCAGTGTCACGTCACCAACCTCCAAGACAACCCCGTGCAAATCGCCGCCGAAGCCGCCGAAGCGGCCCTGCGCGGATTTGACGAGATGGAAACCACCGTCGGCGTTGTCCGCTACGCCCCTTTCAACGCCCTCTCCCTGCAGGTCGGCGGTCAAGTCGGCCGAGGCGGCGTTCTGATCCAGTGCGCTCTGGAAGAAGCGACAGAACTGCTCCTGGGCATGCGCGGCATCACCGCTTACGCCGAAACCATCTCCGTCTACGGCACGGAAAACGTCTTCGTCGACGGCGACGACACCCCCTGGTCCAAAGGCTTCCTGGCTTCCGCCTACGCCTCCCGGGGCCTGAAGATGCGCTTCACCTCCGGCACCGGCTCGGAAGTGCAGATGGGCTACGCCGAAGGCAAGTCCATGCTCTACCTGGAGATCCGCTGCATCCTCATCACCAAGGGCGCCGGCGTTCAGGGCCTGCAAAACGGCTCCATCTCCTGCATCGGCGTCCCGGGCGCTGTTCCCTCGGGCATCCGCGCCGTTCTCGCCGAGAACCTCTGCACCACCATGCTGGACCTGGAAGTCGCCTCCGGCAACGACCAGACCTTCTCCCACTCCGACATGCGCCGGACCGCCCGCCTGCTCATGCAGATGCTGCCGGGCACCGACTTCATCACCTCCGGCTACAGCGCCACGCCGAACTATGACAACATGTTCGCCGGTTCCAACGTGGACGCCGAAGACTTCGACGATTTCAACATCATCCAGCGCGACCTGAAGGTCGACGGCGGCCTGCGCCCCGTTTCGGAAGCGGAAGTCATCGCCGTCCGGAACAAAGCGGCCAAAGCCCTCCAGGTCGTCTTCCGCGAACTGGGCTTCCCGGCCATCACCGACGAGGAAGTGGAAGCGGCCACTTACGCCCATGGCAGCAAGGACATGCCACCCCGGAACGTCGTCGAAGACCTGAAAGCCGCTGAAGAGATGATGAATCGCGGCATCACCGGCATCGACATTGTCAAAGCCCTGGCGAAAAACGGCTTTGCCGACATCGCCCAGAACGTCCTCAACATGCTCAAGCAGCGCATCTCCGGCGACTACCTGCACACCTCGTCCATCCTGGACAAGGACTTCAACGTCGTCAGCGCCGTCAACTGCTGCAACGACTACGCCGGCCCCGGCACGGGCTATCGCATAAGCAAGGAACGTTGGGACGAGATTCAGAACATCAGCCAGGCCATCAAGCCGTCTGACTTTGACGTTTGA
- a CDS encoding propanediol/glycerol family dehydratase medium subunit, whose amino-acid sequence MQLNEQVLREIVLQVLQGMEAPAAAAPKTVVTGRPMTITEKGEARPGAKSDEVVVALAPAFAKYQNKTIVNIPHSDVLREIIAGIEEEGMRARVIRVTRSSDVAFVAHDGTKISGSGIAIGIQSRGTTVIHQKDLPPLSNLELFPQSPLIDLPAYRAIGRNAAKYAKGESPTPVPTKNDQMARPKFQAKAAVLHIKETEHVVPGAKPVELEVQF is encoded by the coding sequence ATGCAACTGAACGAGCAAGTGCTCCGTGAGATCGTACTGCAAGTCCTGCAAGGCATGGAAGCTCCCGCTGCCGCTGCGCCCAAGACGGTCGTCACCGGCCGGCCGATGACCATCACGGAAAAAGGCGAAGCCCGCCCGGGCGCGAAGAGCGACGAAGTCGTCGTCGCCCTGGCCCCGGCTTTTGCGAAATATCAGAACAAGACCATCGTCAACATTCCCCACAGCGATGTCCTCCGCGAAATCATCGCCGGCATCGAAGAAGAAGGGATGCGCGCCCGGGTCATCCGCGTCACCCGCTCCTCTGACGTGGCCTTTGTCGCCCATGATGGCACCAAGATCAGCGGCTCCGGCATCGCCATCGGGATCCAGTCCCGGGGCACCACGGTCATTCACCAGAAAGACCTGCCGCCCCTCAGCAACCTGGAACTGTTCCCCCAATCGCCCCTGATCGACCTGCCGGCCTACCGGGCCATCGGCCGCAACGCCGCCAAGTACGCCAAAGGCGAGTCGCCGACGCCGGTTCCCACAAAGAACGACCAAATGGCTCGGCCCAAGTTCCAGGCCAAAGCGGCCGTGCTGCACATCAAGGAAACGGAACACGTCGTTCCCGGCGCCAAGCCGGTTGAACTCGAAGTACAGTTCTAG
- a CDS encoding diol dehydratase small subunit → MNEKMLEELVRQVLASVTQAPAAPAAAPAQACSKLDPKADYPLATKRPELLKSPTGKKLSDITLDNVLSGTVSADDVRITPETLRMQAEIAEGVGRVQFAANLRRAAELTAIPDARILEIYNAMRPYRSTKAELLAIADELDNKFAAKINAAFVREAAEVYERRNRLKAE, encoded by the coding sequence ATGAATGAAAAAATGCTCGAAGAACTGGTCCGCCAGGTGCTGGCATCGGTGACCCAGGCGCCCGCCGCGCCTGCCGCTGCTCCCGCACAGGCTTGCAGCAAGCTCGATCCGAAAGCCGACTACCCACTGGCCACGAAGCGACCGGAACTGCTCAAATCGCCCACCGGCAAGAAACTCAGCGACATCACCCTGGACAACGTCCTCAGCGGCACCGTTTCCGCCGATGATGTGCGCATCACCCCGGAAACCCTGCGGATGCAAGCGGAGATCGCCGAAGGCGTCGGCCGCGTCCAGTTTGCCGCCAACCTGCGCCGGGCTGCTGAACTGACGGCCATCCCTGACGCGCGCATCCTCGAGATCTACAACGCCATGCGCCCGTACCGCTCCACGAAAGCCGAACTGTTGGCCATCGCCGACGAACTGGACAACAAGTTCGCCGCCAAAATCAATGCCGCTTTTGTGCGGGAAGCCGCTGAGGTGTATGAGCGCCGGAACCGCCTCAAAGCGGAGTAG
- a CDS encoding diol dehydratase reactivase subunit alpha, producing MAIVAGVDIGNSTTEVCIARVDDRGVMHFLSSGIVKTTGIKGTTANIPGIRMALADALKRAGVDMHDLKQIRFNEATPVIGDLAMETITETIITESTMIGHNPGTPGGLGLGVGKTVAFGELDQVLSGEKVIVVIPAGIDFADAAQSLNWAFDRGVLIEGAIACQDDAVLIANRLEKTIPIVDEVTLIDKVPLGMLAAVEVTEPGNTIQTLSNPYGIATVFHLTPEETKMVVPIARALIGNRSAVVVRTPQGDVKARTIPAGAITIFGQRNREEIDVDAGSTKIMQAVERVQPVVDVKGEPGTNAGGMLERVRQVMSDLTGQPLNQMNIQDLLSVDTFIPQEVRGGLAGEFALENAVALAAMVKTSRLPMQQIADQLMAQLGIPVVIAGVEANMAVLGALTTPGTDKPLAILDMGGGSTDAAIATRDGKTHSIHLAGAGDMVTMLINSELGLNDIDLAEDIKKHSLAKVESLYHVRLEDGTVRFYENHLPPQVFARVVILKEGGMVPIPTTHSLEKIRHVRREAKKKVFVTNALRALARVAPTGNVRHIEFVVMVGGSALDFEVADMVADALAEYGIVCGRGNIRGTEGPRNAVATGLVLTDTGDGR from the coding sequence ATGGCCATCGTGGCGGGCGTCGATATCGGCAACTCCACCACTGAGGTTTGCATCGCCCGGGTCGATGACCGGGGAGTGATGCACTTTCTGAGCAGCGGCATCGTCAAAACGACAGGCATCAAGGGAACGACTGCCAACATCCCCGGCATCCGCATGGCCCTCGCCGACGCCCTCAAACGCGCCGGTGTGGACATGCACGATCTGAAGCAGATCCGGTTCAACGAAGCCACCCCCGTCATCGGCGACTTGGCCATGGAGACGATCACCGAAACGATCATCACCGAGTCGACCATGATCGGTCACAACCCGGGCACCCCAGGCGGGCTCGGCCTCGGTGTCGGCAAGACGGTGGCCTTCGGCGAACTCGATCAGGTTCTCTCCGGGGAAAAGGTGATTGTTGTCATCCCCGCCGGCATCGACTTTGCCGATGCCGCCCAGTCCCTCAACTGGGCTTTTGACCGCGGTGTTCTCATCGAAGGGGCCATCGCCTGCCAGGATGACGCGGTCCTGATCGCCAACCGGCTCGAAAAAACGATTCCCATCGTCGACGAAGTCACCCTCATCGACAAGGTGCCCCTGGGCATGTTGGCCGCTGTGGAAGTGACCGAGCCGGGGAACACGATCCAGACCCTCTCCAACCCCTACGGCATCGCCACCGTCTTCCACCTGACGCCGGAAGAGACGAAAATGGTCGTTCCCATCGCCCGGGCGCTGATCGGCAACCGCTCCGCCGTCGTCGTCCGGACGCCCCAGGGCGATGTGAAGGCCCGCACCATCCCCGCCGGTGCGATCACCATCTTCGGCCAGCGCAACCGCGAAGAGATCGACGTCGACGCCGGCTCAACCAAGATCATGCAGGCGGTGGAACGGGTCCAGCCGGTCGTCGATGTCAAAGGGGAGCCGGGCACCAACGCCGGCGGCATGCTGGAACGGGTTCGCCAGGTCATGAGCGACCTGACGGGCCAGCCCCTCAACCAGATGAACATCCAGGACCTGCTCAGCGTCGACACCTTCATCCCCCAAGAGGTGCGCGGCGGCTTGGCCGGCGAGTTCGCCTTGGAAAACGCCGTCGCCCTGGCGGCGATGGTCAAGACGAGCCGCCTGCCGATGCAGCAGATCGCCGATCAACTGATGGCGCAGCTAGGCATCCCGGTCGTCATCGCCGGCGTGGAGGCCAACATGGCCGTCCTCGGGGCGTTGACGACACCGGGCACAGACAAGCCCCTGGCCATCTTGGATATGGGCGGCGGTTCCACCGACGCAGCCATCGCCACCCGCGACGGCAAGACCCACTCCATCCACCTGGCGGGGGCAGGGGATATGGTCACCATGCTGATCAACTCGGAACTGGGCCTCAATGACATTGACCTGGCCGAGGACATCAAGAAGCACTCCCTGGCCAAGGTAGAGAGCCTCTACCATGTCCGGCTGGAAGACGGCACGGTGCGTTTCTATGAAAATCACCTGCCGCCCCAGGTCTTCGCCCGGGTCGTCATCTTGAAGGAGGGCGGCATGGTTCCCATCCCGACGACCCACTCGCTGGAAAAGATCCGCCACGTGCGCCGGGAAGCCAAGAAAAAGGTCTTTGTCACCAACGCCTTGCGCGCCCTGGCCCGGGTGGCCCCCACCGGCAACGTCCGTCACATCGAGTTCGTCGTCATGGTCGGCGGTTCGGCCCTTGACTTCGAGGTCGCCGACATGGTCGCCGACGCCCTGGCCGAATACGGCATCGTCTGCGGCCGCGGCAACATCCGCGGGACCGAAGGCCCGCGCAACGCTGTCGCCACCGGCCTGGTGCTCACCGATACCGGCGACGGGAGGTGA
- a CDS encoding glycerol dehydratase reactivase beta/small subunit family protein, with the protein MSTANAVQAATSASGATVNAVQVTTNVATTNVAKNLPAAAAMAAERAPAKPSVLIFYAPHDGCPQKLRELHAGLEEEGIPAAAQVITAGALEQIAYQAAQTSQLGVGISVIGGQGMCIHHRRLPENRPLFVLDETARPADWRRLGYNAARLVKGTAFKLETDDEPASRSGKNAATGATGATGAAGRAEASLRDIADSTMDAMPPGAEEPLDQVIARIVAKILAEQGPMQGKATNQGEAKGVNPWSKMPWG; encoded by the coding sequence ATGTCCACGGCAAATGCCGTCCAAGCGGCGACAAGCGCGTCCGGAGCGACGGTAAATGCAGTCCAAGTGACTACAAATGTTGCGACAACGAATGTTGCCAAGAACCTCCCCGCTGCCGCCGCAATGGCTGCGGAGCGCGCGCCGGCAAAACCATCGGTCCTCATCTTCTACGCGCCCCATGACGGTTGTCCGCAGAAGCTGCGGGAACTGCACGCCGGACTGGAAGAGGAAGGCATCCCCGCAGCCGCTCAGGTTATAACGGCGGGCGCACTTGAACAGATCGCCTACCAGGCCGCCCAGACCTCCCAACTGGGCGTCGGCATCAGCGTCATCGGCGGTCAGGGGATGTGCATCCACCACCGCCGCCTTCCCGAAAACCGTCCCCTGTTCGTGCTCGATGAGACAGCAAGACCGGCCGACTGGCGACGCTTGGGCTACAACGCGGCGCGGCTGGTCAAAGGGACGGCCTTCAAGCTGGAGACGGACGATGAACCGGCGAGCCGGAGCGGGAAGAACGCCGCAACAGGGGCAACAGGAGCGACAGGAGCGGCAGGTCGAGCGGAAGCGAGCCTCCGTGATATCGCAGATTCAACAATGGACGCTATGCCACCGGGCGCTGAAGAACCACTCGACCAAGTGATCGCCCGGATCGTCGCCAAGATCCTGGCGGAGCAAGGACCCATGCAAGGCAAGGCAACGAATCAAGGCGAGGCGAAGGGGGTGAACCCGTGGTCCAAAATGCCCTGGGGTTGA
- a CDS encoding BMC domain-containing protein: MVQNALGLIEAVGMAAAIEAADTAVKAANIELLGYELTKGGGMVLIKLTGDVGAIKAAVAAGAEAARKVNKVVSTHVIARPHSEIKGVILNRDTVSTKASGSKVVSETPPASDSSTKSETDAEPEPAPAPAPEAAEEAIAEPVTEPVAEPMTEPVTEPVADEAVEETVESVSEPDAEPVSESETAPKTAPETAPEMEAATEATAEPVSEPVSEEEVGPHSRYTCNLCGDPRCPRKKGEPRSTCMHHKA, translated from the coding sequence GTGGTCCAAAATGCCCTGGGGTTGATTGAAGCCGTCGGCATGGCTGCAGCGATCGAGGCTGCAGACACAGCCGTCAAAGCGGCGAACATCGAATTGCTCGGTTATGAACTGACCAAAGGCGGCGGCATGGTGCTGATCAAGCTGACCGGCGATGTGGGCGCCATCAAGGCGGCCGTCGCAGCCGGCGCGGAAGCGGCCCGCAAGGTCAACAAAGTGGTTTCCACCCATGTCATCGCCCGCCCCCACAGTGAAATCAAGGGCGTCATTCTCAACCGGGATACAGTCTCCACGAAGGCGTCCGGATCGAAGGTTGTATCCGAAACCCCGCCTGCGTCGGACTCGTCGACCAAAAGCGAGACGGACGCCGAACCTGAGCCCGCACCGGCGCCTGCTCCAGAAGCGGCGGAAGAAGCGATAGCGGAACCTGTGACAGAGCCGGTCGCAGAACCAATGACAGAACCAGTGACAGAACCGGTGGCAGATGAGGCGGTAGAAGAGACTGTAGAATCGGTATCTGAACCTGATGCAGAACCGGTATCCGAGTCAGAGACCGCCCCCAAAACTGCTCCGGAAACAGCCCCGGAGATGGAAGCGGCGACAGAAGCGACAGCCGAACCGGTGAGTGAACCGGTTTCGGAAGAGGAAGTCGGCCCTCATTCCAGATACACTTGCAATCTCTGCGGCGATCCCCGCTGTCCCCGGAAAAAAGGGGAGCCCCGCAGCACCTGCATGCACCACAAAGCCTAA
- the pduA gene encoding propanediol utilization microcompartment protein PduA: MRGEALGMVETKGLVGAVEAADAMVKAANVNLIGYEKIGSGLVTVFVRGDVGAVKAAVDSGAVAAQKVGELVAVHVIPRPHMDVEKIIPKFDA, translated from the coding sequence ATGCGAGGAGAAGCTCTGGGCATGGTGGAAACCAAAGGTCTCGTCGGCGCTGTCGAAGCGGCTGACGCCATGGTGAAAGCCGCCAACGTCAATCTGATCGGTTATGAAAAAATCGGTTCCGGCCTGGTCACCGTCTTCGTCCGCGGCGACGTCGGCGCTGTCAAAGCGGCTGTCGATTCCGGCGCCGTTGCGGCCCAAAAAGTCGGCGAACTGGTCGCCGTCCATGTCATTCCCCGCCCCCATATGGACGTGGAAAAAATAATTCCCAAATTCGACGCCTGA
- a CDS encoding phosphate propanoyltransferase: protein MDSKLMEQIITQVVLALQERFPNGEAPPKGIPVGVSNRHLHLSTADAAILFGEGHPLTKIKDLKQEGEFAAEETVTLIGPKGVLRGVRVLGPLRGKTQVEISLTDSFSLGIKAPIRDSGQTQGSPGISIAGPCGVLMLRDGVIVAARHIHMSPAEADAFRLHDQDRVNIETFGPRGVIFKNVLIRVHPKFRLEMHLDVDEANAAGLKNNDAVYLYRQE from the coding sequence TTGGACTCCAAACTGATGGAACAGATCATCACCCAGGTGGTTCTCGCCCTGCAGGAGCGCTTCCCCAATGGGGAAGCGCCTCCCAAAGGGATTCCTGTCGGTGTCTCCAACCGCCATCTCCACCTCTCCACGGCGGACGCCGCCATCCTCTTCGGTGAAGGCCATCCCTTGACAAAAATCAAGGATCTCAAACAGGAAGGCGAGTTTGCCGCCGAAGAGACGGTGACCCTCATCGGTCCCAAAGGGGTATTGCGCGGCGTCCGCGTCCTCGGCCCTTTGCGTGGCAAGACGCAGGTAGAGATCTCCCTCACCGACAGCTTTTCCCTCGGCATTAAGGCCCCGATCCGCGATTCCGGTCAGACCCAGGGATCGCCGGGGATTTCCATCGCCGGTCCCTGTGGCGTCCTCATGCTCCGAGATGGCGTGATCGTCGCGGCCCGGCACATCCACATGAGCCCGGCCGAGGCGGACGCCTTCCGCCTCCATGATCAGGATCGGGTCAACATCGAGACCTTCGGACCGCGCGGCGTCATCTTCAAAAACGTGCTGATCCGGGTGCATCCCAAGTTCCGCCTCGAAATGCACCTGGACGTCGATGAAGCCAACGCCGCAGGCCTGAAAAACAACGACGCCGTCTACCTCTATCGACAGGAGTGA